A stretch of Paenibacillus mucilaginosus 3016 DNA encodes these proteins:
- the fabZ gene encoding 3-hydroxyacyl-ACP dehydratase FabZ: MPVMYGFDTVRELLPQSYPMIMIDTVEEWERGRTIVCRKNISGGEWCFPGHFPRKAIYPGVLITEGMAQAGILLYRLGEPPEAQEAEFLLTGVKSRFMKPVVPGDSLLIRCEAVKWMSHAGIVSCTASVSGETVSQAELTFAIRHAAKEEIV; the protein is encoded by the coding sequence ATGCCGGTGATGTATGGGTTCGACACGGTAAGGGAGCTGCTTCCCCAGAGCTATCCGATGATCATGATCGACACGGTCGAGGAATGGGAGCGCGGCAGGACGATCGTCTGCCGCAAGAATATATCCGGAGGCGAGTGGTGCTTTCCGGGGCATTTTCCGCGGAAGGCCATCTATCCCGGGGTCTTGATTACGGAAGGCATGGCACAGGCCGGGATTCTTCTTTACCGGCTCGGCGAGCCCCCGGAAGCGCAGGAAGCGGAGTTTCTGCTGACCGGGGTCAAATCGCGATTCATGAAGCCCGTCGTACCCGGCGACAGTCTGCTGATCCGCTGTGAGGCCGTCAAGTGGATGAGCCATGCGGGCATCGTCTCCTGCACGGCATCCGTCTCCGGGGAGACGGTATCCCAGGCGGAGCTTACGTTCGCCATCCGTCATGCCGCCAAGGAGGAGATCGTGTGA
- a CDS encoding non-ribosomal peptide synthetase, with product MPYATLVDMLEAAGGRSDRGITFIAGEKETDRRTYKELFGDALRVLGHLQRKGVRTGDEVVLMADEPRHFVEGLWACLLGGFIPVPVSPGTSREHRRKLFGVWPKLVRPHLLTEARVQRMLSHQAPMLGLKEAFDAMLPNTLLIDGLRDEPASGRIHRPAPQELALIQYSSGSTGEPKGVMLTHENLLSNIDGILDSDPQRWAEDTFLSWMPLTHDLGLIGFHLTPAAAGLDQCLMPTPLFVRSPLFWLQAAVEHQATVLASPNFGLSYFLEFYAPEKGLNWDLSVIRKIVNGAEPIMPEVCRRFLEALKGRGLASDVMVPAYGLAEASVGVTLPAVDGALHVITADRTSLSIGSEVRLLDEEAEGTLSFVSLGAPIRGVELRICGEDGRPLGELQVGHIRIRGRNVTRGYYRNPEATEKLLCGDGWIETGDLGFLHRGRLVVTGRMKEVLMVNGQNIYAHDLEQVAGEIEGIGFGRLAACGARKPGASREEVLLFAAVRTEPAKFAALAEAIRSHVRVQMGVDIDRIIPVQVLPKTTSGKIQRGTLARRYELGEFDETLAALEVEAEAVTSAVPTVRPANQTEEDLLHLWQELLGRDGFGTGDDFFELGGQSLKAGMLAARIHPRFGVELTLDDMYRLRTVREQAAYIREAERTAFTPITPAAPGARIPATSVQQRLFVLQHQEGVGTAYNVTYAAWLEGDLDRNRLEAAWSSLIRQTGLLRTSFSFDDTAVVQRVAEEVEFEVERLPGVSSEELTEAVRAFIRPFDLGRGPLLRVALLTAEDGKHLLLVDAHHAIVDRSSMILLLEQWTRLYNGGTLRRPDVEFKDYAVWLSGQLSSGLLEKAGTYWTEELAGELPVLQLPTDRARQAMQQFRGDEVQLELGTEEARGIRRLAAESGTTPFAVLFSAYQTLLYRYTAQTDLIVGVPAAGRTHADLAEMPGMFVNTLPIRCTPQGEAEFARLVRETDGRLRSAFSHQHYPLEKLLERLQVPRDTGRNPLFDTVFVMQNMDETPLAPAGLRVVPYALPCDHAKFDLTVEVLEAGEGYRIHLQYALALFDRATVERMGAHFLQLLRDAMAHPGKRLDELALLDPAEAELLANRWNRTPGEVPEGQTLHGLFEKQAALAPDTVALLSDEGELTYRQLQERTDLLAARLRAEGLGPGRFVGVLAERSIGMVCAALAVMKAGAAYVPLDASLPESRLRTIAAALDMGALVVSAAYGGQALALLQASPFMRCFLDADRGTVTGRQAAAGGADGTQAARSAGTEQLPAREARPEDPAYAIFTSGSTGTPKGVVVAHRPVVNLITWVNETFGVGPRDRVLFVTSLSFDLSVYDIFGLLAAGGSVRIVAEQDLRSPQRLLALLKEEPVTLWDSAPAALAQLEPFFPEAALASSRLRLVLLSGDWIPLTLPTAVRRVFPGARVVALGGATEAAVWSNFHEVGEIDPEWTSIPYGRPIRGARYYVLDSRRQLCPVGVPGELYIGGECLADGYAGDPALTAERFVTDPYGLYPGARMYRTGDRARWRSEGWLEFLGRADHQVKIRGYRIETGEIQAALLSHPEITAAAVTARDHGAGERTLCAYLVSDRDMPVIELREFLAGRLPGYMIPSHFVRLDAMPVTANGKLDLKALPAPPAEVRTGAPYEGPRSAAEELLVRLWQEVLQLEKVSIHDPFFSLGGDSIKAIQVMSRLHRHGLRLEVRDFFQYPTIAQLSPRLQADTAEIPQEEITGESALTPVQMWFFEQLGREAHFNQAMMLYRREGFREEIVREVFTTLLRHHDALRLVFPCGAAGTSDIQAVHRPADEEGFTLERLDWTELNGLPGGKSSESNGEASGNLGLESRMEAVCTRIQKGMNLEKGPLVRLGLFHTQEGDHLLIAVHHLVIDGVSWRILLDDFTVLHDALLQGGEAAAERLPSKTHPFRDWAAGLQRIADSPELLQEKPYWHEVENGPHFPIPAEADTGLSGSRSIHAAWSKETTAALAGEAHRVYNADVEVMLLTALGLAAEETFGLLSLLVQMEGHGREGLPELNVSRTIGWFTAMYPLVLEADRAGDLGYRIKSVKEKLRRVPGRGTGWQLLKYLTPAACKMDSSYTLKPEISFNYLGEFGEELGSTGTVISRMPAGRTGSAASSLLYGWNLNAYIRRGELQLLLEYDAGKYGEAAMKRLASSMERYVYRLLEHCSGMSRAEATPSDFIYNEWDLEEYDQFLKEMAADLTLE from the coding sequence ATGCCGTACGCAACGCTGGTGGACATGCTCGAGGCGGCAGGAGGGAGATCGGACCGGGGCATTACGTTCATTGCGGGGGAAAAAGAAACCGACCGCCGCACCTATAAGGAGCTGTTCGGCGATGCGCTTCGGGTGCTCGGCCACCTGCAAAGGAAGGGCGTCCGGACAGGGGACGAGGTCGTCCTCATGGCGGACGAGCCAAGGCACTTCGTGGAAGGCCTCTGGGCATGCCTGCTGGGCGGGTTCATACCGGTCCCGGTCTCCCCGGGCACGAGCCGGGAGCATCGGCGCAAGCTGTTCGGCGTCTGGCCCAAGCTGGTACGGCCGCACCTGCTGACCGAGGCGAGAGTGCAGCGGATGCTGTCCCACCAGGCACCGATGCTGGGGCTCAAGGAAGCCTTCGACGCGATGCTGCCGAATACGCTGCTCATCGACGGGCTTCGGGACGAACCCGCGAGCGGTCGGATTCACCGGCCGGCCCCCCAGGAGCTCGCCCTCATCCAGTATTCGTCGGGATCGACAGGGGAGCCGAAGGGCGTCATGCTCACGCATGAGAATCTGCTCTCCAATATCGACGGCATCCTGGACAGCGACCCGCAGAGATGGGCGGAGGATACGTTCCTGAGCTGGATGCCTTTAACCCACGACCTCGGCCTGATCGGGTTCCATCTGACTCCGGCAGCGGCCGGACTCGACCAGTGTCTGATGCCCACCCCGCTGTTCGTCCGTTCCCCGCTGTTCTGGCTTCAGGCCGCCGTAGAGCACCAGGCCACCGTACTCGCCTCCCCGAATTTCGGACTGAGCTATTTCCTGGAATTTTATGCTCCCGAGAAGGGATTGAACTGGGATCTGTCCGTCATCCGCAAAATCGTGAACGGAGCCGAGCCCATCATGCCGGAGGTATGCCGGCGGTTCCTGGAAGCCCTGAAGGGCCGGGGACTCGCCTCCGACGTGATGGTGCCGGCCTACGGCCTCGCCGAGGCTTCGGTGGGCGTCACGCTTCCGGCAGTGGACGGGGCGCTTCATGTCATCACGGCGGACCGCACGTCGCTCTCCATCGGCTCCGAGGTCCGGCTGCTGGACGAGGAAGCGGAAGGGACACTGAGCTTTGTCAGTCTCGGAGCGCCGATCCGGGGCGTAGAGCTGCGCATCTGCGGAGAAGACGGGCGCCCGCTCGGGGAGCTGCAGGTAGGGCATATCCGGATCCGGGGCCGCAATGTAACCCGCGGCTACTACCGCAATCCCGAGGCGACGGAGAAGCTGCTGTGCGGTGACGGCTGGATCGAGACGGGAGACCTCGGTTTCCTTCACCGGGGCCGGCTCGTGGTCACCGGACGGATGAAGGAAGTGCTGATGGTCAACGGCCAGAACATCTATGCCCATGATCTCGAGCAGGTTGCAGGGGAGATCGAGGGGATCGGGTTCGGCCGTCTGGCTGCCTGCGGGGCAAGAAAACCGGGAGCCTCCCGCGAGGAAGTGCTTCTTTTTGCCGCGGTCCGCACGGAACCGGCCAAGTTTGCTGCGCTCGCCGAAGCCATCCGGTCCCATGTGAGGGTTCAGATGGGCGTCGATATTGACCGGATCATTCCCGTACAGGTGCTGCCCAAGACGACCAGCGGCAAAATCCAGCGGGGCACCCTTGCACGCAGGTATGAGCTTGGGGAGTTCGACGAAACCCTTGCCGCACTTGAGGTGGAAGCCGAAGCGGTCACTTCGGCCGTACCGACCGTACGTCCTGCGAACCAAACGGAAGAAGACCTGCTGCACCTGTGGCAGGAGCTGCTGGGCAGAGACGGCTTCGGGACCGGGGATGACTTCTTCGAGCTCGGCGGCCAGTCGCTGAAGGCCGGTATGCTGGCCGCCCGCATTCATCCCCGGTTCGGGGTAGAGCTGACGCTGGACGACATGTACCGGCTGCGGACGGTCCGGGAACAGGCCGCCTATATCCGGGAGGCGGAACGTACGGCATTCACTCCGATTACACCGGCAGCCCCCGGTGCGAGAATCCCGGCGACTTCCGTTCAGCAGCGCCTATTTGTCCTCCAGCATCAGGAGGGGGTAGGGACTGCCTACAATGTGACTTATGCGGCATGGCTGGAGGGAGACCTGGACCGGAACCGGCTCGAAGCCGCATGGAGCTCGCTCATCCGGCAGACCGGTCTGCTGCGGACCTCGTTCAGCTTCGATGATACGGCCGTCGTTCAGCGGGTCGCGGAGGAAGTGGAGTTTGAGGTGGAGCGGCTGCCAGGCGTAAGCAGCGAGGAACTGACGGAGGCCGTGCGTGCTTTTATCCGGCCCTTCGACCTGGGGAGAGGTCCGCTGCTGCGAGTCGCGCTGCTTACGGCCGAAGACGGAAAGCATCTGCTGCTGGTTGACGCACATCATGCGATCGTCGACCGCTCGTCCATGATTCTGCTGCTCGAGCAGTGGACCCGGCTCTATAACGGCGGGACCCTCCGGAGGCCTGACGTGGAATTCAAGGACTATGCCGTCTGGCTGTCCGGGCAGCTGTCCTCCGGCCTCTTGGAGAAGGCTGGAACGTATTGGACCGAGGAACTGGCAGGCGAGCTGCCGGTACTTCAGCTGCCGACGGACCGGGCCCGGCAGGCGATGCAGCAGTTCCGTGGGGACGAAGTACAGCTGGAGCTGGGAACGGAAGAGGCCCGGGGGATCCGCAGACTCGCCGCAGAGAGCGGCACAACGCCGTTCGCGGTCCTCTTCTCCGCGTACCAGACGCTGCTGTACCGCTATACGGCACAGACGGATTTGATCGTCGGTGTGCCGGCAGCGGGGAGGACCCATGCGGATCTCGCCGAGATGCCCGGCATGTTCGTCAATACCCTGCCGATCCGCTGCACGCCGCAAGGGGAAGCGGAGTTCGCCCGGCTCGTCCGGGAGACGGACGGACGGCTGCGGAGCGCGTTCAGCCATCAGCACTATCCGCTTGAGAAGCTGCTGGAGCGTCTTCAGGTTCCCAGAGATACCGGACGCAACCCCTTATTCGATACGGTATTCGTCATGCAGAATATGGACGAGACGCCGCTTGCGCCGGCCGGCCTCCGCGTTGTGCCCTATGCGCTCCCGTGCGACCATGCCAAATTCGATCTTACCGTGGAGGTGCTCGAAGCAGGGGAAGGCTATCGGATTCATCTGCAGTATGCGCTCGCGTTATTTGACCGGGCAACGGTTGAGCGGATGGGCGCTCATTTCCTGCAGCTGCTGCGGGATGCGATGGCCCATCCCGGGAAGCGGCTGGATGAATTGGCCCTCCTGGACCCGGCCGAGGCGGAGCTGCTCGCGAATCGTTGGAACCGTACGCCCGGCGAGGTGCCCGAAGGGCAGACCCTCCACGGGCTGTTCGAGAAGCAGGCGGCCCTTGCGCCGGATACCGTGGCGCTTTTATCCGACGAGGGTGAACTGACTTACCGGCAGCTGCAGGAACGAACGGACCTTCTTGCAGCCCGCCTGCGGGCCGAAGGGCTGGGCCCCGGCCGCTTCGTCGGCGTGCTGGCCGAGCGGTCGATCGGCATGGTCTGCGCGGCTCTCGCCGTGATGAAGGCCGGCGCGGCTTACGTGCCGCTCGACGCCTCACTGCCGGAGAGCCGGCTGCGGACCATTGCCGCTGCGCTGGACATGGGAGCGCTCGTCGTCTCCGCGGCATACGGCGGTCAGGCTCTGGCACTGCTGCAGGCTTCGCCGTTCATGCGGTGTTTCCTGGATGCGGACCGCGGCACAGTGACCGGACGGCAGGCGGCCGCGGGCGGAGCGGACGGAACCCAGGCCGCTCGCAGCGCGGGCACGGAGCAGCTCCCTGCCCGCGAAGCCCGGCCTGAAGACCCGGCCTACGCCATCTTCACGTCCGGCTCGACCGGCACGCCGAAGGGGGTTGTCGTGGCGCACCGCCCGGTCGTGAATCTCATCACCTGGGTGAACGAAACCTTCGGCGTCGGTCCGCGGGACCGCGTGCTCTTCGTCACCTCGCTGAGCTTCGACCTGTCGGTCTACGACATCTTCGGGCTGCTGGCGGCCGGCGGCTCGGTCCGCATCGTCGCCGAGCAGGATCTGCGCAGCCCGCAGCGGCTGCTTGCGCTGCTGAAGGAGGAGCCCGTCACCCTCTGGGACTCCGCTCCCGCCGCCCTGGCGCAGCTCGAGCCGTTCTTCCCGGAGGCGGCGCTGGCATCCTCCAGGCTGCGGCTCGTGCTGCTCAGCGGCGACTGGATTCCGCTCACGCTGCCGACGGCCGTGCGCCGGGTCTTTCCCGGCGCGCGGGTCGTCGCGCTGGGCGGGGCGACCGAGGCTGCGGTGTGGTCGAACTTCCACGAGGTCGGCGAGATCGACCCCGAGTGGACGAGCATTCCCTACGGCAGGCCCATTCGCGGAGCCCGCTATTACGTGCTCGACAGCCGCAGGCAGCTGTGCCCGGTCGGTGTGCCGGGCGAGCTGTACATCGGCGGGGAGTGCCTCGCGGACGGCTATGCCGGCGACCCGGCGCTGACCGCGGAGCGCTTCGTCACCGATCCGTACGGCCTGTATCCCGGGGCGCGGATGTACCGCACCGGCGACCGGGCTAGATGGCGCTCCGAAGGCTGGCTTGAGTTCCTCGGTCGGGCGGACCACCAGGTGAAGATCCGCGGGTACCGGATCGAGACCGGCGAGATCCAGGCCGCTCTGCTGAGCCATCCGGAGATCACCGCAGCCGCCGTCACGGCCAGGGACCATGGGGCAGGGGAGCGGACCCTATGCGCTTACCTTGTTTCGGACCGGGATATGCCTGTGATCGAGCTCCGCGAGTTCCTTGCCGGCCGTCTGCCGGGGTATATGATCCCTTCGCATTTCGTCCGGCTCGATGCCATGCCGGTGACGGCCAACGGGAAGCTGGACCTGAAGGCCCTGCCTGCGCCGCCGGCGGAGGTACGGACCGGAGCGCCGTACGAGGGACCCCGCAGCGCTGCGGAAGAGCTGCTCGTGCGGCTTTGGCAGGAGGTGCTTCAGCTGGAGAAGGTGAGCATCCACGACCCGTTCTTCTCCCTGGGCGGAGACTCCATCAAAGCGATTCAGGTGATGTCCCGCCTGCACAGGCACGGCCTGAGATTGGAAGTCCGTGACTTTTTCCAGTATCCGACGATTGCGCAGCTGAGTCCCCGGCTTCAGGCCGATACGGCGGAAATTCCTCAGGAGGAGATCACAGGAGAGAGCGCATTGACGCCGGTCCAGATGTGGTTCTTCGAGCAGCTGGGACGGGAGGCGCACTTCAACCAGGCCATGATGCTGTACCGCCGGGAGGGCTTCCGGGAGGAGATCGTCCGCGAAGTGTTCACGACGCTCCTGCGCCATCATGACGCACTCCGGCTTGTATTCCCGTGCGGCGCCGCAGGGACGTCAGACATTCAGGCGGTCCACCGGCCGGCCGACGAAGAGGGCTTTACGCTGGAGCGTTTAGACTGGACGGAATTGAACGGCCTTCCGGGCGGGAAGAGCTCCGAATCGAACGGTGAAGCTTCCGGGAACCTTGGCCTCGAAAGCCGGATGGAAGCGGTATGCACCCGCATTCAGAAGGGAATGAACCTGGAGAAGGGACCGCTGGTGCGGCTCGGCCTGTTCCATACACAGGAAGGAGATCACCTGCTGATCGCCGTGCATCATCTGGTCATCGACGGTGTCTCCTGGCGCATCCTGCTCGACGATTTCACGGTCCTGCATGACGCCCTCCTCCAAGGCGGGGAAGCTGCAGCGGAGCGGCTTCCTTCGAAGACGCATCCGTTCCGGGACTGGGCCGCCGGGCTGCAGCGCATAGCCGATTCTCCGGAGCTTCTCCAGGAGAAGCCGTATTGGCATGAAGTCGAGAATGGCCCCCATTTCCCTATCCCTGCAGAGGCTGACACCGGGTTATCGGGCAGCCGCAGCATCCATGCCGCCTGGTCCAAGGAAACGACGGCCGCCCTGGCGGGCGAAGCTCACCGGGTCTATAACGCGGATGTGGAAGTGATGCTCCTGACTGCGCTGGGATTGGCTGCGGAGGAAACCTTCGGCCTCCTGTCCCTGCTGGTACAGATGGAAGGGCATGGAAGGGAAGGTCTGCCGGAGCTGAACGTCTCGCGCACGATAGGCTGGTTTACCGCCATGTACCCCCTGGTGCTGGAAGCGGACCGTGCAGGCGATCTCGGCTATAGGATCAAATCGGTCAAGGAGAAGCTTCGGCGGGTTCCCGGCAGAGGAACAGGCTGGCAGCTCCTGAAGTACCTTACCCCGGCTGCATGCAAAATGGACTCGAGCTATACGCTGAAGCCGGAGATCAGCTTCAACTATCTGGGCGAATTCGGGGAGGAGCTGGGCAGCACCGGCACGGTGATCTCACGGATGCCGGCAGGGCGGACCGGCAGTGCTGCATCGTCCCTTCTGTACGGATGGAATCTCAACGCCTACATTCGGAGGGGAGAGCTGCAGCTTCTCCTGGAATACGATGCAGGCAAATACGGCGAAGCCGCCATGAAGCGGCTGGCCTCTTCTATGGAGCGTTATGTATATCGGCTGCTGGAACACTGCTCGGGGATGAGCAGGGCGGAGGCCACGCCGAGTGATTTTATATACAACGAATGGGACTTGGAAGAATACGACCAGTTTCTGAAAGAGATGGCCGCCGATCTGACGCTCGAATGA
- a CDS encoding helix-turn-helix transcriptional regulator gives MFILFESEAEPATRTWSYLSDIPPELVAEWKRRVALAQITESTLRVRLRLTGSELQYRRSKHSRMIEEMKKELSGPGSFLSRLHLYVLLDAEGYLLQMVGSNPVVNKLAGHRVPGVSMALESAGLNALSMCMQLKCTTVMMGHENTCRIFGNFTAICSPVLVKGELLGYSGLAIQNQDDIEMAVALLQKVTANIQERLAQDSASPLTREEIYAKLDEYGLTPREKEVAYRWMHHETTVQISCELYITEGTVRNMIKTVYRKTGVNEKGRFITKFLL, from the coding sequence ATGTTCATCTTGTTTGAATCTGAAGCGGAACCCGCGACACGTACCTGGAGCTATTTGTCCGATATCCCTCCTGAACTCGTGGCCGAATGGAAGCGCAGGGTGGCTCTCGCCCAGATTACGGAGTCCACGCTCAGAGTCCGCCTGAGGCTGACCGGCAGCGAGCTGCAGTACCGGCGCAGCAAACACAGCCGCATGATCGAGGAGATGAAGAAGGAGCTTTCAGGTCCCGGTTCGTTTTTATCGAGACTGCATCTGTATGTCCTGCTCGATGCCGAAGGATACCTGCTGCAGATGGTCGGCAGCAATCCCGTAGTGAACAAGCTGGCCGGCCACCGGGTGCCCGGCGTGAGTATGGCTCTGGAAAGCGCGGGCTTGAACGCCTTGTCCATGTGCATGCAGCTGAAATGTACGACGGTCATGATGGGACACGAGAACACATGCCGGATTTTCGGCAATTTTACGGCCATCTGTTCCCCCGTCTTGGTGAAGGGCGAGCTGCTCGGCTATTCGGGACTTGCCATCCAAAACCAGGACGACATCGAGATGGCGGTTGCGCTGCTGCAGAAGGTCACGGCCAATATTCAGGAGCGTCTCGCCCAGGATTCGGCTTCCCCGTTAACCCGGGAAGAGATTTATGCGAAGCTCGACGAATACGGATTAACCCCGCGGGAGAAGGAGGTCGCCTACCGGTGGATGCACCACGAGACGACGGTCCAGATCTCATGCGAGCTGTATATTACCGAGGGAACCGTCCGGAATATGATCAAAACGGTGTATCGCAAAACCGGCGTCAATGAAAAAGGGAGGTTTATTACGAAGTTCCTGCTCTAA
- a CDS encoding MFS transporter yields MSLDPTLAGSRPALPLWSRHRFIALILLSGMILQTGIWIRNFAVLLYVTDRTGGDPFAITFIAIAEYAPIFLFSFLGGTLADRWRPKKTMVWCDLLSALSVFLILGTLLLGSWQAVFFSTLVSSILSQISQPSAMKLFKLHLPEPQIPLALSMYQTMMALFMMGGPVLGTWVYVHWGIYTAIGLMGTAFVLSALVLSGIQGDAEPEGSRPLSELWAEMRSALGYVRTNRILRITGVCFLLAGLGMGLVNPLGIFVIIEKLGLPKEDLQWLTGVNGAAMLIGGGLTIALTRKAAPQRILFAGMTVSVLAIAAIGMSNTLAGVLTAQFFCGLVLPGIQMSINALMLSHTEEGYIGRVNGLLSPLFMGSIVATMSVSGWLKSMLPLSVLYYIAAFFFAAATLIMLPILRASREESRRQESSVRSTPS; encoded by the coding sequence ATGTCATTGGACCCGACCTTGGCCGGCTCAAGACCAGCTCTCCCCCTCTGGTCCCGCCACCGCTTTATCGCCCTGATCCTGCTGTCGGGCATGATTCTGCAGACCGGGATTTGGATTCGCAATTTCGCCGTCCTGCTCTATGTAACCGACCGCACCGGAGGCGATCCGTTCGCGATCACCTTCATCGCCATAGCGGAATATGCGCCGATCTTTCTGTTCTCCTTTCTTGGAGGCACCCTTGCCGACCGCTGGCGCCCCAAAAAGACGATGGTCTGGTGCGATCTGCTCAGTGCGCTGTCCGTGTTCCTGATCCTGGGGACCCTGCTGCTGGGCTCCTGGCAGGCCGTCTTTTTCTCCACATTGGTCTCTTCGATCTTGTCCCAGATCTCACAGCCCTCGGCTATGAAGCTGTTTAAGCTCCATCTGCCCGAGCCACAGATTCCGCTGGCCCTCTCGATGTATCAGACGATGATGGCGCTGTTCATGATGGGTGGCCCGGTGCTCGGAACCTGGGTGTATGTCCACTGGGGGATTTATACGGCGATAGGACTGATGGGAACGGCCTTCGTATTGTCGGCCCTCGTCCTCTCGGGAATTCAGGGGGATGCGGAGCCCGAGGGCTCGAGACCCTTATCGGAGCTGTGGGCGGAGATGCGCAGCGCATTGGGATACGTGCGTACGAACCGGATTCTCCGAATCACGGGAGTGTGCTTTCTGCTGGCCGGGCTCGGCATGGGACTGGTGAACCCGCTCGGGATCTTCGTCATCATCGAAAAGCTGGGGCTTCCCAAGGAGGATCTGCAGTGGCTTACCGGTGTGAACGGGGCGGCCATGCTGATCGGCGGCGGGCTGACCATCGCGCTGACCCGCAAAGCGGCTCCTCAGCGGATCCTCTTCGCCGGCATGACGGTCAGCGTGCTGGCCATTGCGGCGATCGGCATGTCGAATACGCTGGCGGGCGTGCTGACGGCCCAGTTTTTCTGCGGGCTCGTGCTGCCCGGGATTCAGATGTCCATCAACGCCTTGATGCTCTCCCATACGGAAGAAGGGTACATCGGCCGGGTGAACGGCCTGCTCAGTCCCCTCTTCATGGGCTCCATTGTCGCTACGATGAGCGTCAGCGGCTGGCTCAAGTCGATGCTTCCGCTTTCCGTGCTGTATTATATCGCCGCCTTCTTCTTTGCCGCCGCCACGCTCATCATGCTGCCGATCCTTCGGGCGTCAAGAGAGGAATCGCGAAGGCAGGAATCCTCCGTACGGAGTACGCCAAGCTGA